The following nucleotide sequence is from Aedes aegypti strain LVP_AGWG chromosome 3, AaegL5.0 Primary Assembly, whole genome shotgun sequence.
cgcatgacggctcaccatagtagcatgtccgaaagaacttaaaactattgagaaccagagctacaggtccaaagccctgctagaggtggatggttgtgatggctatgaccgtggtcatcatgtaaagaacaaacggacaatgatgtatcgtgtcagcaccgaggaggcagcccctctagcatgatgtaggtagcgcaaccctggttaggtggcctatcgaagactcttcaccaaccaagaaaggtaaaagtagagcaaacgggtTGATTTCACGGCAACAGATCCAGCAACGAACAAAGGACAACggttggaaagttggatcttggaacgcgCGTGTTGAGCttctggctcgtgaactgcgggatgtcggcgtgaacgtggcagctatccaggaaatacgctggccgagaaccggagaacgcaaattccgagcggtggaccccatcgccaacacttcattcatgtaccacatctactacagcgatggcgacagagcagaacgtggagttggcttcatagtgattgggaagcagatgaagcgaattcttcggtggaaaccggtaagcgaccgaatctgtgtgttgagaatgaagggcaagttcttcaactacagcctgatcagcatatatgcgccaacgaacgataaacccgatgacatgaaggatgggttctatgagagcctggataaggcctacgcaGAGTGCCCAacacaagacgtcaagatagccatcggcgacgcaaatgcgcagatcgggaaagaagattttttccgacccgtcattgaaacggaaagccttcgtaaccttcgctgctgctaaagggatggcAAGCAGCAATATCTACTTCGCACGCAAGAATATCCGCAagcacacctggcgacacccgagtggcgatgcctgctcccaaatagaccatgTGCTGGCTGACGGGCGACATTtttcagatgtcatggatgtcaggaccttccgaggccctaatatcgactcggatcattatcttgTTGTAGATAAAATTCGGGCGcagttatccagcgtcacgagttccactaCAAACAGAACGTTGCGCTTCAATATaaaacgcttgtcgactgatggggtagctgcacagtaccgtcagcaactagacgagcagttgggaagaatcaacgttgccgGAGACGccaacagcctgtgggaccctattcacgaagctgtgacaacaacggcgcgggaagtgattggcactggtcaacgacgaagacgaaacgactggttcgatgaagagtgacaGAGAGTggcagacatgaagaatgtcaccAGAAggcgtatgcttgtggccggtacccgacagaacaaagagcggtacagggcagcgagagccgaagaaaagcgaatccatcgcagaaagaaaaggcagcacgaagaaagtgcgGTAgttgaagctcaagaaagcatgaaccagaatgatatgcggagattctatgcaacggtcaatggtgtgcggcacaataccgtatcAGTGCCCGCCAAGTGCAATGATCAAGAAGGAAATTTGCTGACCggtaaaacggcggtggctgccaggtggaaggagtactttcagcaattgttgaacggtggaaCTGGAAATATAGCGggaaacaggatgaacattgatgatgacgaccAAGCCCAGtagacccaccgaccatagaagaggttaaaaaggcaGCGAGCTGAAAAACTGTAAAGCTGCAAGGAAAGGACGAGATCCcagtcgagcttctcaagcacggaagtgagcagctttatcagtcgatctACCGTGTACTTCTGAAGGTTTGGGAGGAcaaagaattgcccaccggctggttggatggcctcatcagccctatctacaagaaagggcacagactggagtgttacagaggaattaccctgctgaattcggcgtactaAATTCTGTCGCACATcccacagcgtaacaaaaatgaaatttttgcgtgtctcaaagatgaaattatgtgtctctggtagacttggggttgctgaatctgatgccgttctccaaaattttccagctcgtcacaattttgagctacaggtcgccaaagttgcataaatcCCTGTTttcattgaagtttacatgaaatttaaggtgTGATTTACCAAaatatttaaccctctaatacacaaccccgcctttagacggggtacactttggaattttgtgtattttttcgtagctcggaaatcaaaatgattttatttttggcttataccttgacataacacgcatataagaaaagttttttaaaaattttgaaactttttttgtatttttagaaattgtttgaaaaatggcattcttatataacttacaaatgcctgggcttcatttaacgtgtaatataaaaaatcgtaccttttatatttttctacgattaacctatcacaaacgaagagcctggtggtattaaaatcatttcaaaccaggttttccgttagttacacggaaaataaaatacgctccgaaaaaaaattaaaaatttcatatttttcaaaataccgtaacaattaaaatttgtattattgccaaaaattaaCAACTaaaaaaggcttcaagaaaaaatgaaaaaagatagggatgttcaaaaataaaaattataaaaatcaaaaaccaaaatttaaaaatttgcgaataaaaataaataaatgcccaaaacgtgtttagaacgatttgagataacgaaaaataatacttaaatcgaaaataaaaatttgggtattagagagtTAATGATCTCATTCTCCAAATACGCAAAGTTGTATTTCAagtttcattttagatatagtTTGGTTCAAATTTCGATTAactttagattaaaccgattttttccaaCATGTTCAAAGTCTCTATAAAAGATTagtcgtttctcttatatggcaaaatacaatacttttttaaaccatataaaaacaacttttgagcatcgaaaatattatgaactttgtaaATAAGTGTTTTTTAACATATGAAGTTtcaattctgtggcaaattaagcaaatatattgccatacaagctgacagacttgcatgcaagttggctaaaatcgtcaaattcataattttcaacagcaaatatctcaaaaactagacgtgccacgCTATTTTTAAAAACGGCAATAGAATCAGCAAACCCAAAATTAATAGCGGTTAGACAAAAAAGTGTTCCGCAGtgtcctgtttaacagacttagaccgctcgaggagtccttcgtcggcgaataccaagttggttttcatgagggccgttcgacaacggaccagatgtttagcttgcgaatgatcctagataaattccgggagtataacttgcagactcaccatctacGTACCACTCAGTggaaagaaatgagctttggcagataatgtctgaacatggttttccggagAAACTAATTAGgttgatacgtgctacgctggatggttcgaaatcaagtgttcggatcgcagacgaggtgtcaacctcgttcgtttCGTTAGACcggttgaagcagggagacgcacttacGAATTTACTGTCCAACATTGCaatcgagggtgctattaggagatctggcgtgcagagaaatggcactattatcacaaggtcgcacatgctccttgtcttcgcggacgatatagacctaattggaatcgatcgcaggtcagtggaagaggcctccGTGCCTCTgaaaagggagacagcgaggataggcctgaccattaattctaccaaaacgaagtacatggttgcaggtagagatagagtcaggcatggtggtgtaggtgctgaggtagtgtttgatggggatgtgtttgaagttgttcatgattttttttttaccttggaacacttgtgacacgTGACAACGaagtttcccgcgaagtgaaaagacgtgttgcggctgcgaatagggtcTTTTACGGACTACATAACCAGCTTatgtcccgcagcttgcaaacggaaacaaaattcgccctgtataaaacattgattcatcCGGTGGCTCTTTACGGGcccgaagcgtggacgttgaaagagtcagaccggaatgCTCTCGGTGGCTGTACGCTGTGGAAGAGGACCAGGCGACCCCTAACGTTCGGGGAACTGGAGGAGTtttgcccaagaccgacgaagatggagctctacaatacgcccggcaatggcgtgacgctacgctgtagccatcaaggtaaggtaggtaaatcaacattttggcccaatatacggcttattggttacctggatAATTATAATTCTGTTGCAGTATGGTTTCTCTTATGCAGGTTTTGTATTCTGTTCTGTTATTCATTAGTTGTCGAGTGCATTTGAGTTGTTCACTCTTCTTTAACGACAAAATGTTGAATGGTGCTTATTTGTCTTTGTGGGCATTGTTTTAACACCAGAGAACTTCGTATTCTACTCCATAAGCATACTTTTGATGGATTAACACTAACATTACTTCTAAAACTTGTGTAAAATATAGGTGTCCGGAAACTACtggatcaaaatttgaaagaacaACCACTTTTGTTGCATATTTTGACAGAACTTAGAgaaaatattcgtataaattACAATTTGGTGGATTTAACGGTATGTAtgcttactttttttttttgtttttacgttTTCCAGTGGTATTTTTAGGTGTTATTTTAgtctaatagaaaaaaatatcgtgATTGGCTTGCATGAgaaaattggcttgtttttcTGGCTTTCGTCCAACTAGGGTTTGGCACTGCTTCCAACCCCCTTAATTTTAAGGTGCTTCTTCCAAGTCTAAGAAAACAATCCAAACAATTTTGCTAAGGAATACTAGTGATCTGTCAGATATCGTGAATAATGAAACAACAATTTTCtcaatataatttaaacaaaaaatagcgAATTAACAAAAATCAAGTAAATTGAATTAATGAAGACAGTAGTTTTATTTACCGATACAGAAAGTTCTGAATATTACATCTAGAATTTCCTCCGTATCCACGTTCCCCGTAATCATCCCGATACATCTCACTGCATTTCGAAGGTACTGTGTGGCTATGGCTAAATCTGGGTTTGGTCCATGGCTCAAATAGGCATaatatttctccaaatattggatgcaagctttcaaatggtgtcGATACCGTTGCTGGCTTATGTTGGGACTTTCTCGGCAAGGATTTCCACATAGGTGTTTGAGGTTTTCCGTTATTTTCTCCAGCACGTTTTGAAGGCCTTCTCCAGTTTGACATGACAACATGCTCAGATTTTTTGTGCGGTCAATGGCGTTTCTAAACTCTTCAGATAGTAGATCGACCTTGTTGATGATTATCATACAGTTGAAATCGCGTATTATGTTTTCTTTGAAGCCAAGGGATGTTACGTAATGATCGAGATAATCATCAAATTGCTTTTTGGAAGACTTTAAGTAGCTTTGCAAATTACCAGCATCAACGATAAGAACGATAAAATCAGCTTCAGTGAGATAATCTTTGGCTCTCGTGATTCCCTCATGTTCAATTATATCACTAGTTTCTTTTCTTAGGCCCGCAGTATCAGCCAAAATGACAGGATATCCACCTATATCGTGATGACTCTCTATGATATCTCGCGTAGTTCCGGCCACATTTGTTACAATAGAAACTTTTCTATTGCTAAGCAGGTTGACGAAACTGCTTTTCCCCACGTTAGGAGCCCCGATGATGACTGTTCGAACTCCAGACCTGAGTCTTTCGCCACGTCTCTGATCATTCAGGTGAGCTTTCACGTCAACGATTATGCTCGCAACATCTGTTTTGACCGACTCGAACACATCGTCACCGACATCCTGATCCTCGGCAAAATCAATGTAGGcctcaatgtttgcaatacacCTCAAAAGTCTATTCCTCAGTTCATTGTAGACCTTTGATAGCTCACCATTGGCTTGCAGCATAGCTTGCTTTCGTTGAGCCTCAGTTTCGGCCTCAATCAGATCGGCTAGGCCCTCTACCTCCGTGAGGTCCATTTTGCCTGCGTAGAATGCCCGTTTGGTGAACTCTCCAGGCTCTGCCAAGCGTACGCCGTCAATCGATCCCAAGCTATCGTACATGGCACTTACAACCGCTACTCCTCCGTGGACATGAAACTCGACGGAATCTTCTCCGGTGAAACTGTTGGGGCCTGGAAAAAATGATTAAATGTCATTAAAACAAATGCTTTATTCCATATGATAGtgatacagtatcggacatataaaatgcaccaaagccgttttcccacaCAAAATGATCagcttcagagagctatatctccgccgtttctaaACCGATTCTATTCATTTTGTTTCCGTGCTGAACTAAAAGTTGTGTTAAAACTAttggtttaaaagttacagatagcttgaatttttacataaaaaagcaCCAAGAGGAAAAGTAATGTATCAGACAAACTATGCGTCGCATCCTTTCGGTGTCTTCACCGCATTTGATCCTTATAACGCAATGAACAAATGCGCTAAAGACACCAAGATGCTACGAcgcgtagtttttctgctacatcactttgtgtctttgtgcattttttacaatttttacaatagttttcaaaaattgaggaaatttgtagttcgttacagaaaaaatgaaaataatcggTTTGTGTGTGGGTTTTgtggccgtgtggttagcggcgtcagtcgtttgggcgtattgtgtcacggggtgtgggttcgattcccgctccggttggtgaaaacttttcgtcaaacgaaaaattcatcactgggctatgtgttgtccgttgcccagtcttcccatgaaccgagcagatgtgcaactttggtttgaaccttgcaacttgtgttgaaccACAAAGGCGTTTCGTCTCTGTACCAGTGTATCAAACCATACCCGGTTCAAACTTTAGTTCGaataatggcacaaagcagGCAGACTGAGAACGATTGAAAtccacgcggataaatttctacgatcatatatgGAACTTCTTGGTTCAAATCGCAAGACCCTTGAGTCTTGAATAACATTCAGTGGTAACTTTACGAAAAAACAAGGATTTTACTAAATCAAacaacaagacacgataagtagaaattgataagcgtggaattcaacaattttctgtCTCTCCGTTTGTGTCATCGTTCTGAACCTCGGAAGATtagcaccaaaatttgaaccacGGTTGCAATCAAGGTATACAGATGGACTGGTTTTCGAACCGGCGTTTGAACCGATGTTCACTTTACATATGTTTGGGTTTAGGTTCAGTTTCGAGCGTTTCGGTTCGCTataccggtctcaagaaacacgcgagttctatcagaagctcaacacattccgcaacggcttcgtgccgcgaaccGAGATATGCAGAAATaaagatgggagcatcttgacggacgagcgtgaggtgatcgaaagattGAAGCAGCACTCCGaaaaacacctgaatggcgctgagagcaaaGGCAAGGAAGGTctggacaacggaggaaatgccttcttCAGTACtgtgggcgatggaaaccaaccactttgatgccattcaccagctcaagaacaataaagctcctagtaaggatggtattggagctgaactcattaaGATGAGCTCGGAGAGGCTGGCattttgtctgcaccggctgataggcacatttgggaaacagaacagctaccggaggagtggaaggaaggggaaatatgccccatctacaagaaaggcgacaagttagattgtgagaactttcccgagaagctcacgagactgataagagcgatgatggaaggtgtgcaaaattgtgtgaaggtttcaggtgaacactccagttcgtttggatcccgccggggaatACGACATGGTGATGGACTcatgtgcctgttgttcaatattacgctagaaggtgttatgcagaGAGCCatgcttaacagccggggtacgatttttacgagatcaagtcaatttgtttgcttcgcggatgatatggatattgtcggccgaacatttgaaaaggtggcagacctgtacacccgcctgaaacgcgaggcagcaaaaattgaactggtggtgaatgcgaccaagacaaagtacatgttagctggtggggccgagcgcgacagggctcgcttaGGTttcagtgttacgatagacggggatacgttcgaggtggtcgacgagttccccagacaaccagaagtcgtataacagtttacgaacaaagtcgtttactcATAAGAATTACACCACATCCGCACTAAATGCTGGTTGAAATCGTttcatcgatgagtttcctcgcataaaacgctattttacgagttcatatgtacatttcgtttcgttccgtatactcatACAAAGTAAtgcggatcaatccgtagcgctgtcaaataaattttgttatcataaattaattcGCATAAGAGTATAGATTAGTTCAcaataaaatctacacactcgcattgaatgctatgtttcatcatataaaataagcACGTATATCggctccacttttgtacgtataaggcctttccacgacatcttatacgtgaaacattGCACATatagcatcgcataacgcaaaagatgATGTCATTATACgtgcattctggttgtctgggtcgtctaccttggatcgttgctgacggctgacaattacgttagccgtgaaatacggaggcgcatcatcagtggaaaaaGCTGCAGTTAAAAAAGATTTAcatccgcaccaaatgtacaatCTTCCTGAGCAATTCGTTTAGGCATTGTTTCCCCTGGAATGTCGTCCTTGGATTTTGCCAAAATAttcaccagagattcatctaaTTTTTATTTCCAGAGATTGTTTTCTTTAAACAGCACTAGCGATATTCTTGTGATTTTCAAAAGACATTTTTAAAAAGATTCGCTAAAATaatttgcaattcattcttgatCTTCCCAGGAATAACTTCAGTATTCCTTTAGATTCTAGAAATTACTCCATATTTTTGTCGAATGTTTATCCCAGgtttcttccataaataacatctagaCAACATtggattcaaaaaaaatcatccttTCATGAAGGAATATTCAAGAATTGAtaatagaatttctgaaacttttggGTTAAATTTTCTGACGATTCAACTAGCAGAAAATTTGAAGTGGTTTATGTAGGATTCacgagaaaattattttttcttcgtttttAATAATGGACAACGATTGGCGTCCAAACAATAGGATTTTTTACTAAAAACATGTGCatccaaaattttagaaaatgttttgcatgaactccGAAGATTCATGATTGTGAGCTTTGTGTCCGAGCGGTTAATGTCATCATGCAGTTAAGCGTATCGTGTCATGAggtgtgggtttgattcccgcttcaaccattgaaacttttcgtcgaaAATGTATCTCTGCTGTTCAATTGGAGCAAGCTTGTtcattgtctagtgttaagttgcACATACTagctaaaatttacaacaataacAAAGCTATCATAATAAAAAACAAGACATTCGATTCTTTGAAAACAAAGTATTTGTTGCGCTAGCAACTGAAGAAAACTATGTTTCGAAAGTTTAAACAGGTTTATTGAGGCCAACGTTAAAGTTTCCTGAAAATATCGATTTCAGTGAGGTTAGTTCacaaattgttattgaaatatATGTTATTAGCTTACGTTTTGCAAATTTCTTGCGTTTTCATCCCGGGCGTTAAATATAACTTCGCTCTGTTGGCTGTATCTAAGATTACAGATTCATACATCATTTTAAGAGTTTTGTACCAATATGATCTTCACTTACCGTTATAACATGTTCTAATACATAAATTAACTTGGAACCAACGGCTGTTCCTTAGGAAGATTTATAATTTATACTGAAAAGTGAATTTAATATTAATGCATGGCCGCTAGTGGAAAGCCTATCAAGAAAAATTAATTCTACAAATGCAATAGTTCTAGGTTATGCTTCACATAACTTTATTTGGCTACATATTTTAACCAGAGGGACGTACAATATATTTATATACTATGTCTTGAAATGGCCTCTGGTGATCTTTTGACTTTTGAACATATTTCATGCGGAAAGGTCACAATGACAGATCTGCACCTTTGACATAGGTCtttcatgtaaattttataatatttcgcacCAAACGTTTAATTAATTGGTTGGGTACAATAATTTCAACGCAATTATTCAAATAAAAGTTGTAGGTTtgctttttcatgtgtttttgatGACAAACCGCAAGAATAGGGGAATGGAAATTGATGTTGCAATTTACCCCACATGGGTagtcaaaaacatttttgatttttcttagtGTTCAAGcgtgaaattataaaaactttTATATGGTCCTTTAGAACACCGTGTCTTTCTACCGGTTGTGTGGTACTCGGAACGATTTTCAGTCTTTTTATACGATCAAACGTGTGATATTATTTTCACCTTCAGCAAAACAGAAACAATACCAAAATCATTTGCCAAAATCTGTTTTTTGATAACTAAGGtgtaatgaataaaaataatttcaatcgaTGTCACAGAAAACGTGAATTCGGTTACGTGTCGATGTGTTGCAAGACAGTtggaatttagcgtgacataatttgtgtatcattccttactttgaaaatttgctgGAGAATTCTTGATGGATCTTCAGATATCTGGAACCATAGGTATAATAATTCTGCAATTTTTCAGAACTGCTATAATTTACCCATTTTTTGAGCTTCTATGAAGTGTTGCTTTCTGGCTCATGCAAAGTTTTTTGttcgaagttcctccagaatgtGTCAAAGGTgtgagaaacaacaaaatattgGAGCAGGTAGAAACAACAGATGGAAAACGGAACAACGAACATCAACCAATctgatcaataaaaaaaacaagaagttccatcagaatcaTCTTAAAAAATTATCCTGAAAATCAAGCACAATTCTTTCCTTTACTTCTACCCCCAAAATTCCGAGAGAAAgtttctaagaattc
It contains:
- the LOC5563982 gene encoding tRNA modification GTPase GTPBP3, mitochondrial is translated as MLSRVNSKLLHTVRRWYSSSRPTIFGLSSGSGKCGVAVVRVSGDACRDVMKIKTQSVTLPEPRKAVLRRIFHSKTTEMIDKGLVLWFPGPNSFTGEDSVEFHVHGGVAVVSAMYDSLGSIDGVRLAEPGEFTKRAFYAGKMDLTEVEGLADLIEAETEAQRKQAMLQANGELSKVYNELRNRLLRCIANIEAYIDFAEDQDVGDDVFESVKTDVASIIVDVKAHLNDQRRGERLRSGVRTVIIGAPNVGKSSFVNLLSNRKVSIVTNVAGTTRDIIESHHDIGGYPVILADTAGLRKETSDIIEHEGITRAKDYLTEADFIVLIVDAGNLQSYLKSSKKQFDDYLDHYVTSLGFKENIIRDFNCMIIINKVDLLSEEFRNAIDRTKNLSMLSCQTGEGLQNVLEKITENLKHLCGNPCRESPNISQQRYRHHLKACIQYLEKYYAYLSHGPNPDLAIATQYLRNAVRCIGMITGNVDTEEILDVIFRTFCIGK